A segment of the Bacillus licheniformis DSM 13 = ATCC 14580 genome:
AATAATATTCAATAAAGCGGCTCCATAGTCTAAGGCTAAAAACTTCAGCATTGACATCTTTATCACTTCGCCGCTTCGATAGGACAAATAGTATTGGCTTCCCTCCAAACCTAGCAGGGCATACCCTAAAACAAACGCAAATAAAAGTGTCGCAGCAAACATAAATACAGTGTTGAGCAAGATCGACAAGTATTTCCCCAATAGATAATGCCAACGCTTGACCGGTGTTGCAATCGCAAATTTAATAGTTCCTTTGCTGTGCTCAAGCGCGATGGAGTTCGCTGCCAGCACGATTGCAATCAACGCGATTAATGTTGTGATCGGTTTTAACTCCTTCAGCATCGTCCAAACATTGTATTTCGCAGAAGGCGGCAAATTATGCTCAAGCCGGTATTGATTGACCGCGATCTCTTCTTTTAAAAATTGGTATTTGGGAACCGCTGGGCTCAGCTCTCTCATTTCTCTTTCATACTGAGCGTTTTGAACGGTTAATTGCTCTTTCCAGTTACCTGTCTCCTTCTCCTTTTCGCCATTGCTGACCATCCATGCAACAGCGATTGTCATGACAAGCAGCAAGCTTAACACAATCCAGGTACTTTTCGTCACCATCAGCCTGTAAAGTTCATTTTTCAAGACCCTCATGCCGGTCACCCCTTATTGATCAATTCCAGAAAGCTTTGTTCTATCGACTGTTTTTCCTGCTTCATATGCAGAACTCTTATTTTGTTCTCCATTAACAGATTAACGACTTTCATAATGTCTTCTTCCATGCAAAGGACATAAATCTCATTTTTATCTTCCGTGAGACCGCCTGCATACTGGTACTCATTCAACAGGTCAGCCGCTTCATCGGCGTGGCCGTTTAATGTAAGCCGATAACGAACCGTATCGGTATCGCGGTGATTGCTCTTAATTTGCAGGAGTTCTCCGTTTTTCATGACGCCGTATTCATCACAAATCATCTCAACCTCAGACAGAAGATGACTCGAAATCAAAATCGTTTTGTTGAAGGTTTTCGCCAAGTACTGAAGGTGTTCGCGCAAATCAATGATTCCCTGAGGATCAAGGCCGTTTGTCGGTTCATCGAGAATGAGAAATTCCGGATCATGCAAGAGCGCGACGGCAAGGCCCAAACGCTGTTTCATGCCTAATGAATACGTTTTAACTGGTTTATGAATACTTCCTGTCAAATCAACAAGCTGAACGATCTCTTCTATGCGCTCCTTTGACACGTGGCTGTGGAATCCGCCGAGATATTTAAGGTTTTGGTATCCTGTTAAGTGCTCATAAAAGGATGGGTTTTCAACAACAGAACCGACTCGGGCTGCCGCTTCCTCGTAATTGCTTTTAACTGAATAGCCGTCGATGCGGATATCTCCTGATGTCGGCTTTGCCATCCCGACAATCATTTTGATAAGTGTTGTCTTGCCAGCGCCGTTTGGCCCGAGCAGCCCAAAAATTGTACCTGGGGCAATTTGAAATGTGATATTTTGGACAATTGGTCTGCCTTTTATTCGTTTACTTACACCTTCAAATTCGACTTGACTCATTTTGTATTCCTCCTTTTTGGTATGGCCTGATCTGTTTCAATAGAAGAGAAAAAAAGAGCTGCGAAACCGCCGTGAACCAAACAATCGAACCGATAAGAACGGCAACTGACTTCTCCATTGCAATGAGGGCCGTCACAGGAAAAGACCATGGAAAGAGAAGCCCTAAAGGGGATTGCGAAACGCCGAAACTCAGCAGTGAACAAATGAATACGATAATGTTTAATGAGGTCTTTTCCTTACTGGTGAATTTAAGCCATAGGACCGTACAGATCAGCGGAAAGGTTGACAAGAGATTGAGAATGAAGCCCTTCATCCAAGAAAACCAAGGGGCAGGCCCGGGGAACCCCGATATTAAACCGAAGGCAAGCGATTCGATCACACAGACGGCATATAATGCGGCTGCGAACAGTCCAATAAACAAAACCTTAGCAAAAAGCATGGCTGCGAAAGGCTGCGGCGATAAGATTCGATTCAGCCACACTCGGTTTTTCAGTTCATCCTTATGCAAAAATACTGTGACCGAAGAGACAAGCCAGGGATAAATCGTGCTGAATACCAACAGCAATGTAAGATGCCTTAACGATGTCCATTCATTCCCTCCCGCAAACGGGGTGATTCGTTTTGCCATAAACCCTGTAAACACTAAAGATGCGGTAAGAATGAATATGCTCGTCATTGTAAAATCAGAGTTCCTGAGTTTGATCCATTCCGCTTTGAGCAAATTTTTCACGGATCTTTTCCTCCCCGCTCCTTAAGATCCAACACATACAGACCGCTATATAACCCGCCGAAATAAGATAAACTGCCAGGCCTATATCGTTCACTGAATATTCAGTCAACAAAAGCCAAGAAACTCCCCACGGCAAATAAAGTGTTCCACTTTGCATAAAAAACGGCGTCAGCGTCATCAACAGCACAAATAGATATTCTGCCTTTAACGTCTTCAGAAAAAACTGGACGGAAGACATGATCACCGCCAGTATCGCAACAGCGGCTAAACGCTCTGGCGAAAACAAAACATCCTTTTGAAACAGCAGACTGACTGCCAAACAGCCGTAAAGCAAGACCAGCGCTGAGACGATAGTTATCACGGCGATTCCAGTCAGCACCCAAGTGAACAGGCGAACGGGATACCGCAAGATAAAAGCTTGATGCATCATGCGTCCAAATAATCTTCTGCCTGTAATATAAGTCAGCCAAACCGAGACGACATAAACAGCCATTCCCTCCATGCTACGGATTTCTTTATTTGCCCCGTTTTTATAAAAGAGAAGATAATTAAGCAAAACGGCGAGCACCGTGATGATCATAACCGTACATGCAAACGTCTGAAATTTCATTCTCTTTTTCACCGCTTCGGGACAGCTTAACCAAAAATAAACTTTAAACAATTTCATTTAAACGCCCGCTTTCTATGGCTAGAAAACGATCAAACAATTCGATAAAAGTTTCGTTCCAATGGCTTGATGCCATGATGGTCCCGTCATACCGCCTTATGATGTCTACAACGCTTTCCTGCGCTTTTCGGTCGAGCCCATTTAAAGGCTCATCCAATATTAAGATGGAAGGCTGATGAAATAAGGCCATTGCGATCTTCAGCTTTTGCCTCATGCCTGTTGAATAGTACTGTACTTTCGTGTCATCAGCCGGATTGATACCGAACCGCTCTAGTTCAGAATAGATCCGGTCATCGTCATCTATTCCGTGAAGCAAGGCATGGACTCTCAGATTGTCCGTTCCAGTAAGGTGCTCATGAAGCGGCACTTCGTCACTGACATAGCCGATATGCCCGACAGCAGCTTCCCTGTTTTGGATAATCGATTGACCGTAAATCAAAATTTCGCCCGCAAATAAAGACAAGCCGGTAATTGCTTTAAGAAACGTCGATTTTCCCGATCCGTTTTCTCCTTTGAGCAAAACCCGGCTCCCTTTGTCCACAGCAAGGCTGACGTTTTCAAGAAGTTTCCTGTCTCCCGCCCGCACCTCAACATGGTTCATGACAATTGGAAGCTCAACCATGGCTACACCCTTGAACGAATTCCCAACAAAATGAAGAATCCAATGAAATACGGCAGCGAAAAAGCCAGTGTGACCATGTTTTTATAATTGGCGAACGACAAATCGACCCATGAACTTGTAAAAATAACGGCGGATATTCCAAGTGTAAGCAAAAAGAACATCACCCGAAAGAATTTGTTTTGAATATATGCCCCGCGTTCATCCTTTCCGTCAAGGCTGATTAAAATAATGATTCCGATAAACCCCGCAAATCCTGCGACAGCACCAATTGAATTGATCATTTCTAGCATCAGCGATCATCCTCCTCTAGTTGGTATTGAAATACCTCGTTGATGTCCTTCTCAAATAACGCGGCAATGCGAAACCCCATTAACAGGGATGGTTTGTATTTATTCTTTTCAATGGAAATCACAGTTTGTCTTGTTACACCCAATAGATCGGCAAGCTGCTTTTGCGTCCACCCTTTCTCTGCTCGCAGCACAGGAATCCGGTTGGTTAACACCCCGCTTTGCTTTTCAATCTCAATCACCCTCTTTATTTGCAAATCATTTACATATATAGAGTACAATGTTTTTTACACATTGTAAAGAGTTTATAACAAAAAGTAAAAAGTTTTTTACCAAAACAGACTAAAAAAAGATCTTCACGTGATGATTGTGTGAAGATCTTTTCGACAATCAAGATTTAGGTTTTTCAAAAATCAGTTCGATAGAAGAAACCTGGCCTCCGGCCCTTGATGGAACAGAAAAGACGCTGTGAAGCTTCCAGCCTTTTTCAGCATATTCATGAATCACATCAGAATAATTTTTCTCAAGTTTTCCGTTGAATGCTCCTACAGCGATTGAAACTGTTTGATATTCATACATACCCTTCACTCCTTGTTCATCATTTTCAGCGCTTGATAAGCGCGTACTTCCCCGTAGCCGTATATAACATCTTTCCCCGGTTTGCCCAGGTCTAATGCCGATTTCCTCAGGATGTGATGCACTTGTTTAGCCGATGGCTTCCTGTGATGGCGCTCCCGGTATTCAGATATAACCAGTGCAGCTGTTCCAGCTACCTGCGGGGCGGCCAAGCTTGTTCCGTATGAGAGGGAATATCCCTTTGGGATGTTTAGCATCTGGTCTAATGCGGTGTTGTCCTTCCCTTTCGGATACGTTGTCAGTACGAGGTCTGTCACACGAACCATCCCATCCTGATCATACGTTTCTCCCAAATATCCTCCCGGGGCTGTGAATTCAATTTCCCGCCCTTGATTGGAGTATGGGGAAATATTGTTGCTTTTCATATTGCTGCCGACTGATACGACGTGCTTCAAAGCGCTCGGCAAATGCACCTTGTTTTCCGTTTTCCTCATCTCATCAAGGTTGACTCCTTTATTGCCGGCGGAAGAGAAGACCAGCACCTGATGCTTTGCAGCGTAGTTTGCAGCCCTTTGATAAGCTTTCATCAGCACTTTTCCTTCCCTGTCAAGAGAAGTATAGCTTCCCGTACTGATGTTGATGACTTCATGCCCGTCATTGACTGCATCAACCATCGCCTTCATGATGTTGTAGCTGTCTCCGCCTTTTTCGTCCAGCACTTGATAAGGCGTTATCGTCACATCTGGCGCAATGATATTGATCATCCCGGCTGTTTGTGTTCCGTGTCCTGTCGGATCTCCGGATACAGGCTTGCCGTCAATGTAATTCCAGCCGCCATTTGTATTGACGGACGCTTTTAAGTCCGGATGGTCAAGATCCAGTCCGCTGTCAATCAAGGCAACTTTGACGTCCGGATGCCCTCTTTCGATTTGATACGTGCGATAGGAATCCGTCTGCTTTGCAGCGAACCATAGATATTCTTTTAGTTCCAAAATACCGTCAAGCCCCCATGCAGGCGAACCGCTGATGACTGATTCCGTTTCGTTTACTGCTGTATTTGCAATCGGCTTTTCAATGACGTCAGCCCCGACTTTTTCAGCAAGCTTCTTTGTAAAAGGAGCAAGCTTTTGTTTTTCACCGGTCACTTTTGCAAATCCGATTTCTTCAATGACATCGGCATGGATGTGAAATTGTTCCGCCGTGTCCAGCAGTTTCGATTTATCTTTTACATGTTCAAGCAAAAGATACTGTTCTCCTGCTTGTTCTTTTGCTTGAGCCGTCTTTCCGCCGACCGGCAGCAGGACTGCAAAACATAAGAGAAAAATATATATTCTTTTCACATCATCACCTCTGCAGATTGCTCTTTTTCAAGGAACTTTCGATAAAAATCTCCGTAAAACTTGCTCTCATTCAGCAATGTTTCATGCGTACCCACATTTAAAACCATGCCGTCTTCCAAAACGATGATTTTATCGGCATCCATGATTGAAGTCAGTTTATGCGCGATGACAATTCTTGTACATTTCAGCTCCCTTAAAAAGGCGTCGATTTTTTTTTCATTTTGATGATCCAGCGAACTCGTCGCTTCATCCAACAGCATCACAGCGGGGCGGTTTAGCAGTGCACGGGCCAAGGCAATCCGCTGGCGCTGCCCTCCCGAAATATTCATCCCCATTTCAGAAATCATCGTATTAAAGCCCATCGGCATATTTTGAATGTCATCGTATATTTGCGCCATTTTTGCGACTTCATGTATCCGCTCAATGTCAACATCTTCACTGTATAAAGAAATGTTGTCTTTAATGCTGCGGTTGAACAGCGTTACATCTTGGGGAACAACACCAATTTGTTTGCGAAGAGCGCTTAAATCCTTGTTTTTAATATTCACGCCATCATAGAACACACTGCCTTTTGTAGGCATATAGAGGCCAAGAATAAGTTTTGCCAGCGTGCTTTTTCCGGACCCGGATTGTCCGACGATAGCGATTTTTTCGCCAGGCTTGATATGCAGGCTTACGTCTTTAATAACTTCTTCGCTGTGCGGGCTGTAACGGAACGAAACCCGTTCAAGCCGGATCTCCCCCTTAATCGGGGAGTTGTCTTTATTTCCAGGTGTCTCTTCAATCGGGCTTTGAAGGATATCCTGTATCCGATGAAGATAAGACGTCGTCAAGATTACCGAGTTGACGGTTTGGACGATCGAGCTGCTTGTATTAAAGAATTGTGTGGATAAAGCATGAAATGCCACCAGCTCCCCAACCGATAAATTCCCTTCGAACACGAGCATTGCACCAATCCATAAAATCAGCATTGGTGATATGATCTGCATCGTGCCTGTCAGAGAGTTCACGATGTTAAGAAACCCTTCCTTGCGTCGGTATGCCCCGATCAGTTCCCCCAGATAGTGATCCCATTTTTGATACGTTTCTTTTTCGATTCCCGCAGTCTTAATACCAAAAATCCCATATAAAAACTCAGTCTGATAGCTTTGAATCTGCGAAGTCTTTGCGATTTCGTCCTGGTTTTTTTCTCTCAGCTTCCCGCGGCTGAGCGCCGTGATCCCGACATTCAGAAGAGCCAGCAGAATAACCAGCCCTGCTAAAGGCGGCGATTTATAAAACATATAAAACGAGATAAATAAAAGTGCGCCAAAATCGAGTACGCCGAGGACCAATTGGGAAGACATCATATCCCTGACAATCCGGAGGCTTGTCGCGCGGAAAAGGAGATCCCCGAACGACCTCAATTGAAAGAATTGATAGGGAAGCTTCAGAATATGCGAGAAAAATGTTCTCATCATTCGTTTGTCAAGGAAGTTATTTAATTTAATGATAAATTGACCCCTGATCAATTGAACCGTGCCTTGAACGAGCATTAAAACAAGAACGCCCGTCATAAATGTTTGCAGCAGAGCCTGCTGATTTTGAGCAAGGATGTCATCGATCAGGTATTGCACGAGCATCGGTATGCCTAATGAAACGAGCTGAAAGATCATCGCAAACAACAGCACGGTCGCAAGCAGAGAAGGGGATTCTTTTAAATGAAAAAGAAAATGCCTCCAGACGGGCGGTTTTTTCTTCGGCCTGATCCGCTCGGTAGGGATCATCTCCAGCACGATCCCGCTGTAATTTTCGAGAAAAGCTTCGATACTGAGTTTTTTTCGTCCAATCGCAGGATCGATGATGTTGACATGCCGGTCTTTTATTTGATCAATAACCACATAATGATTATCGGACCAAAAAGCGATTGCCGGCAGACGCACATGTGGAAGTTCTGCCGCGCCTGCCCTGTACACCTTTGCGTCAAATCCCAGATTTTCGCTGAGCTGACGCATATGAAAAAGGGTCATACCGTCCCTGCCGCATCCCGATAAATCCCTCAGCTCATGCAGAGTATGATGCGAACCATACCGTCCGGCTACCATCGCCATACAGCACAGTCCGCATTCCGTCTGCTGCATCTGTTCTATAAACGGTGTCTTATGAAAAAACAAGCCTTATCTCACCTGCCCGTCGGAATATCGAGAGTTAATACGGATGGAACAGATTCATCGAGGAGCCGCAAAAGCCCGTAGGCTATTCCTGCCGTCCCGACAAACATGCCAAGCGATTCCACATCGGAATGCAAACCCGTTTTCCATCCCCGGTTTTTCGTTTTATAAATGCAAAATATATCATCAGGGACATGAAGTTCCCGGTTCAGCCTTTTGATATCCAGCAGAATGTTCAAATTCCCAATTAAACCGTGGCACAGCGAATGATTTTGACAGTCTGCTAGATTTAAAGAACTTTGAAGCGCTTCTTGAAGCTTTAAAGTCCGGGTAGTCAATTCAGGAATAAAAGCCTGAATGTGCGCTCTCCCCAGCAAAATCCCGGGAGCTCCATGACACCAGTAGCTTGGGGACAGCGTATGCGAATCATTTCGTAAATCTAGCCAGTTTAGATGATCCTTTTGAAAATAGCGGTCCTCTTCTTCGACAAGCTTTAGGACAAGCTCTTTGCAGCTGTCATCGTGTATCACCTTCGCCGCCTTTGCGATAGAAAATGCGATCCCCGTCAAGCCGTGTGAAAATCCCGTCAACGAAACGGCATCCTGCTCGATTGAATCAAGTAAGCGGCCAATTCGATCATTCAATCTGCTCAGTACCTGTCTTATAGAGTCCAATACTGCTGGGTGCTGCTTGATTTCGTACAGATTAACAAGCACTGTCAGCAATCCTGAATCCCCTGCGATAAAATCCGGGTTTTGTGTTTGATTCGGCTGATCCAAAACTCGGGGAATGAGGTTCAACGCCCTTTCCAATAAGGAATCGTCTTCCCATAGACTGCCAAGATAGGAATACAGGTAAATGAATGAGCCTGTGCCGAAAAAAGCAGAATGGGAATTCCCATTTTGAACCCAATAACTTTCTTCCTTTTGAATTTCTTCTATCATTGATCTTGCCGTATCCGTATATACCTGCTCGTTCAGTACCTTGCCTGCTTGTGCAAAAAATATTGCCAGCCCTGCCATTCCGTCGTAAAGCCCCATAGGAAGCGGCGACAAAAACACCATTTTTTCGTCTCCGGCATTATTGCTGATCCAGAAAGGACCTTCACCGCGCTCTGAATAGATCGCCTTCTGCAGCAAATCATCAGCTATATGCTTGACCTCTTTTCCGAGATCAGCGACCGTTTCCTTCTGTCCAAGCCCGCTTTCTGCATGGTCCCAGACATTTTCAATCAACGTCGCCATTGATAAAGAAATATAGCGGAGCTGATGATTCAAATCCTTTTCCGAGAAAGATTGAATTTTTTTCTTTGCCAAATCAATACTTGATGTTTCATAAAAACCTTCCGATTCTTCCCCTCTTGAATTGAGCAGGGAAGTGCCCCCAGCATAAAAAGTAAAGTAGGGAATATCATGAAGCAGCAGATCGACAATTTCGTCCGGAATAAACACGTTTGCCTTTTCCGACTGTTTGGCGAGCATCCACATATAATCAAATAATTGCTCTCGTTTATCTCCGGCGGTCAAGTAGTCAGGGTGGGTGCTCGCTTCGAGAAACTTGCCGTACACATGTGTCGGCCGGAAGACGTGGCGGACTTCGTCGTGCTTAAACAGATTCAAAAACCCCGAGGGTCCTGCCAGTTCTTCTTTATGTTTCATCATAATGGCATAAGCATTTTTAAATCCTTCCACGATAAAGTCCGTATAGAAAACGGCGGACACCGGACGTCCATTTAGTTTGGGCGCATTCAATTTTTCCTCGGTGGTCAGCGATGTTTCTTTTAAAGACATCCTGTCCTCACCGTAATTCAGGACGGCGTAGCCCTTCGCTTTCTTTGACTGCTGGCCGCCTTTGCCGCCGATCCCGCTTAAATCAAAATCGAGCACTTCATCATGTTTGAATTTGACCGGAAGCATCATCGAAGACAGCACGGAATGCTTCAGCTCCAATGCGGTGACATGGAGGTTTTGATTTTGAGCGAAAATGCTGACATGGTTGTCAAAAAGAGTCTCCAGATCAATCAGGATGGGGTGTTCGCCTGAGGCGATGATATTTTCATTATGAAAATCGACGGAGCGCAATCCGTACAATATCGCCAAATGTCCGCCCTGCCGGAAATAAAATCTTTCCAGTTCTTCTTCTGAAGAACAGCCTTCATGCTTTACAAATTCCTGCCAGCCGTAATTTCCCCTGTCAAGCACTTCCGCAGCACGGAGGCTGTACTTCATTCCCCGTCCGTTCAGCCAGTTCAGCAGCTCCCTGTAATGTTCGTCAATTGACAAGGACCGCGGTTTATACACGAGCTTTCCGTTGTTTAACACCAGCACTTTGACACTCTGCCCGTTTTTGTGGGAATCTCCCAAATCCCCTTCAAATCCAACCAATTCGGGGGAAGCGATATTAAATTTTTTCGCAATCAGGCTGCGGTCGCTTAAAAATCTCCCAATAATTTCTTCATGAATCTCGAGCACCCTGAGAACCTTCTCAGCCATCAGCCTGCCAAGCACAGGGTAAAGCTCGAA
Coding sequences within it:
- a CDS encoding ABC transporter permease, encoding MRVLKNELYRLMVTKSTWIVLSLLLVMTIAVAWMVSNGEKEKETGNWKEQLTVQNAQYEREMRELSPAVPKYQFLKEEIAVNQYRLEHNLPPSAKYNVWTMLKELKPITTLIALIAIVLAANSIALEHSKGTIKFAIATPVKRWHYLLGKYLSILLNTVFMFAATLLFAFVLGYALLGLEGSQYYLSYRSGEVIKMSMLKFLALDYGAALLNIIVLATLAFMISVILRSAVVSVGLSLFVFFTGSAITQFLAAKFDWTKYTIFANSDLSQYIDGEPFIQDMTLSFSAAVIAVYFILFLAVSFWVFQKRDIVTS
- a CDS encoding ABC transporter ATP-binding protein, which translates into the protein MSQVEFEGVSKRIKGRPIVQNITFQIAPGTIFGLLGPNGAGKTTLIKMIVGMAKPTSGDIRIDGYSVKSNYEEAAARVGSVVENPSFYEHLTGYQNLKYLGGFHSHVSKERIEEIVQLVDLTGSIHKPVKTYSLGMKQRLGLAVALLHDPEFLILDEPTNGLDPQGIIDLREHLQYLAKTFNKTILISSHLLSEVEMICDEYGVMKNGELLQIKSNHRDTDTVRYRLTLNGHADEAADLLNEYQYAGGLTEDKNEIYVLCMEEDIMKVVNLLMENKIRVLHMKQEKQSIEQSFLELINKG
- a CDS encoding ABC transporter permease codes for the protein MKNLLKAEWIKLRNSDFTMTSIFILTASLVFTGFMAKRITPFAGGNEWTSLRHLTLLLVFSTIYPWLVSSVTVFLHKDELKNRVWLNRILSPQPFAAMLFAKVLFIGLFAAALYAVCVIESLAFGLISGFPGPAPWFSWMKGFILNLLSTFPLICTVLWLKFTSKEKTSLNIIVFICSLLSFGVSQSPLGLLFPWSFPVTALIAMEKSVAVLIGSIVWFTAVSQLFFSLLLKQIRPYQKGGIQNESSRI
- a CDS encoding lichenicidin immunity protein, yielding MIITVLAVLLNYLLFYKNGANKEIRSMEGMAVYVVSVWLTYITGRRLFGRMMHQAFILRYPVRLFTWVLTGIAVITIVSALVLLYGCLAVSLLFQKDVLFSPERLAAVAILAVIMSSVQFFLKTLKAEYLFVLLMTLTPFFMQSGTLYLPWGVSWLLLTEYSVNDIGLAVYLISAGYIAVCMCWILRSGEEKIREKFAQSGMDQTQEL
- a CDS encoding ATP-binding cassette domain-containing protein; translated protein: MVELPIVMNHVEVRAGDRKLLENVSLAVDKGSRVLLKGENGSGKSTFLKAITGLSLFAGEILIYGQSIIQNREAAVGHIGYVSDEVPLHEHLTGTDNLRVHALLHGIDDDDRIYSELERFGINPADDTKVQYYSTGMRQKLKIAMALFHQPSILILDEPLNGLDRKAQESVVDIIRRYDGTIMASSHWNETFIELFDRFLAIESGRLNEIV
- a CDS encoding helix-turn-helix transcriptional regulator, giving the protein MIEIEKQSGVLTNRIPVLRAEKGWTQKQLADLLGVTRQTVISIEKNKYKPSLLMGFRIAALFEKDINEVFQYQLEEDDR
- a CDS encoding DUF4177 domain-containing protein — its product is MYEYQTVSIAVGAFNGKLEKNYSDVIHEYAEKGWKLHSVFSVPSRAGGQVSSIELIFEKPKS
- a CDS encoding S8 family peptidase gives rise to the protein MKRIYIFLLCFAVLLPVGGKTAQAKEQAGEQYLLLEHVKDKSKLLDTAEQFHIHADVIEEIGFAKVTGEKQKLAPFTKKLAEKVGADVIEKPIANTAVNETESVISGSPAWGLDGILELKEYLWFAAKQTDSYRTYQIERGHPDVKVALIDSGLDLDHPDLKASVNTNGGWNYIDGKPVSGDPTGHGTQTAGMINIIAPDVTITPYQVLDEKGGDSYNIMKAMVDAVNDGHEVINISTGSYTSLDREGKVLMKAYQRAANYAAKHQVLVFSSAGNKGVNLDEMRKTENKVHLPSALKHVVSVGSNMKSNNISPYSNQGREIEFTAPGGYLGETYDQDGMVRVTDLVLTTYPKGKDNTALDQMLNIPKGYSLSYGTSLAAPQVAGTAALVISEYRERHHRKPSAKQVHHILRKSALDLGKPGKDVIYGYGEVRAYQALKMMNKE
- a CDS encoding peptidase domain-containing ABC transporter, which produces MFFHKTPFIEQMQQTECGLCCMAMVAGRYGSHHTLHELRDLSGCGRDGMTLFHMRQLSENLGFDAKVYRAGAAELPHVRLPAIAFWSDNHYVVIDQIKDRHVNIIDPAIGRKKLSIEAFLENYSGIVLEMIPTERIRPKKKPPVWRHFLFHLKESPSLLATVLLFAMIFQLVSLGIPMLVQYLIDDILAQNQQALLQTFMTGVLVLMLVQGTVQLIRGQFIIKLNNFLDKRMMRTFFSHILKLPYQFFQLRSFGDLLFRATSLRIVRDMMSSQLVLGVLDFGALLFISFYMFYKSPPLAGLVILLALLNVGITALSRGKLREKNQDEIAKTSQIQSYQTEFLYGIFGIKTAGIEKETYQKWDHYLGELIGAYRRKEGFLNIVNSLTGTMQIISPMLILWIGAMLVFEGNLSVGELVAFHALSTQFFNTSSSIVQTVNSVILTTSYLHRIQDILQSPIEETPGNKDNSPIKGEIRLERVSFRYSPHSEEVIKDVSLHIKPGEKIAIVGQSGSGKSTLAKLILGLYMPTKGSVFYDGVNIKNKDLSALRKQIGVVPQDVTLFNRSIKDNISLYSEDVDIERIHEVAKMAQIYDDIQNMPMGFNTMISEMGMNISGGQRQRIALARALLNRPAVMLLDEATSSLDHQNEKKIDAFLRELKCTRIVIAHKLTSIMDADKIIVLEDGMVLNVGTHETLLNESKFYGDFYRKFLEKEQSAEVMM
- a CDS encoding type 2 lanthipeptide synthetase LanM family protein translates to MSMKEFEIYLYKALYSNERGGQGQEHPSGFFPENGKTPSRPTDFHLSSVQHSPNEPVQLQGKMPEWAACLSEIMKYNPKAVSELKHPLPHMSFVTFFVPFLLFAQERMSKAFSEFEKQEGGLSGIIDAAGYQDGIMSELHQCLDKLATRTLITELNVAREDGRLKGASPEERYVYFVEQYISDPEIYREFFELYPVLGRLMAEKVLRVLEIHEEIIGRFLSDRSLIAKKFNIASPELVGFEGDLGDSHKNGQSVKVLVLNNGKLVYKPRSLSIDEHYRELLNWLNGRGMKYSLRAAEVLDRGNYGWQEFVKHEGCSSEEELERFYFRQGGHLAILYGLRSVDFHNENIIASGEHPILIDLETLFDNHVSIFAQNQNLHVTALELKHSVLSSMMLPVKFKHDEVLDFDLSGIGGKGGQQSKKAKGYAVLNYGEDRMSLKETSLTTEEKLNAPKLNGRPVSAVFYTDFIVEGFKNAYAIMMKHKEELAGPSGFLNLFKHDEVRHVFRPTHVYGKFLEASTHPDYLTAGDKREQLFDYMWMLAKQSEKANVFIPDEIVDLLLHDIPYFTFYAGGTSLLNSRGEESEGFYETSSIDLAKKKIQSFSEKDLNHQLRYISLSMATLIENVWDHAESGLGQKETVADLGKEVKHIADDLLQKAIYSERGEGPFWISNNAGDEKMVFLSPLPMGLYDGMAGLAIFFAQAGKVLNEQVYTDTARSMIEEIQKEESYWVQNGNSHSAFFGTGSFIYLYSYLGSLWEDDSLLERALNLIPRVLDQPNQTQNPDFIAGDSGLLTVLVNLYEIKQHPAVLDSIRQVLSRLNDRIGRLLDSIEQDAVSLTGFSHGLTGIAFSIAKAAKVIHDDSCKELVLKLVEEEDRYFQKDHLNWLDLRNDSHTLSPSYWCHGAPGILLGRAHIQAFIPELTTRTLKLQEALQSSLNLADCQNHSLCHGLIGNLNILLDIKRLNRELHVPDDIFCIYKTKNRGWKTGLHSDVESLGMFVGTAGIAYGLLRLLDESVPSVLTLDIPTGR